The Lasioglossum baleicum chromosome 12, iyLasBale1, whole genome shotgun sequence genome includes a region encoding these proteins:
- the Verm gene encoding LDLa and CE4_CDA_like_1 domain-containing protein vermiform isoform X1, which produces MSPKFLFLLGSLFVFAGSLVRAQDDEGGDGLDANAEELCQDRPGDEYFRLNVEGDCRDVVRCDKATEIGVTRLATVRCPTGLAFDIERQTCDWKTNVKNCDQLEKPRKVLPILRTDEPVCPEGKLSCGNGECVEKELFCNGKPDCKDESDENACTVETDPNRAPDCDPTQCVLPDCYCSADGTRIPGNIEPSQVPQMITITFNGAVNVDNIDLYEDIFNGQRQNPNGCQIRGTFFVSHKYTNYSAVQDLHRKGHEISVFSLTHKDDPQYWTQGTYDDWLAEMAGARLIIERFANITDGSIIGMRAPYLRVGGNKQFEMMSDQYFVYDASITASLGRVPIWPYTLYFRMPHKCNGNGGNCPSRSHPIWEMVMNELDRRDDPTFDESLPGCHMVDSCSNIQSGEQFGRLLRHNFNRHFNTNRAPLGLHFHASWLKSKKEYREELIKFIEEMLARSDVYFVTMVQVIKWMQTPTELSALRDFQDWKETCDEKGQPYCSLPNACPLTTRELPGETLRLFTCMECPNYYPWLLDPTGDGFTANK; this is translated from the exons ATGTCGCCGAAGTTCCTGTTCCTCCTCGGATCCCTGTTTGTGTTCGCCG GGTCGCTGGTCAGAGCCCAGGATGACGAGGGCGGCGATGGACTCGACGCGAATGCTGAAGAACTGTGTCAGGATCGTCCTGGAGACGAGTACTTCCGGTTGAACGTCGAAGGAGACTGTCGCGATGTCGTGAG ATGCGACAAAGCGACCGAGATCGGCGTGACCAGGTTGGCGACGGTGCGTTGTCCGACAGGGTTGGCCTTCGACATCGAGAGGCAGACCTGCGACTGGAAGACGAACGTGAAGAACTGCGACCAGCTCGAGA AGCCACGTAAGGTCTTGCCCATCCTGAGGACCGACGAACCGGTCTGCCCTGAGGGGAAATTGTCGTGCGGTAACGGCGAGTGCGTCGAGAAGGAGCTCTTCTGCAACGGTAAACCGGACTGCAAGGACGAATCCGACGAGAATGCCTGCA CCGTGGAGACCGACCCTAACCGCGCGCCGGATTGCGACCCAACCCAGTGCGTTCTTCCGGATTGCTATTGTTCCGCGGACGGTACTCGAATTCCTGGGAACATCGAGCCCTCGCAGGTGCCTCAGATGATCACGATCACGTTCAACGGCGCCGTGAACGTGGATAACATCGACCTATACGAGGACATCTTCAACGGCCAACGTCAGAACCCGAATGGCTGCCAGATCAGAGGCACcttcttcgtctctcacaagTATACCAACTACTCCGCTGTGCAAGATCTTCATCGTAAAGGCCACGAGATCTCTGTGTTCTCTTTAACGCACAAGGACGATCCTCAATACTGGACTCAAGGCACTTACGACGACTGGTTGGCCGAAATGGCGGGCGCCAGGCTGATCATCGAGCGTTTTGCTAACATAACCGATGGCTCCATCATCGGAATGAGGGCTCCTTACCTTCGCGTCGGAGGCAACAAACAATTCGAGATGATGTCAGATCAGTACTTCGTCTACGACGCTTCTATCACCGCTTCCCTGGGCCGTGTTCCCATCTGGCCTTACACTCTCTACTTCAGAATGCCGCACAAGTGCAACGGAAACGGCGGAAATTGTCCCTCGAGGTCGCATCCGATCTGGGAGATGGTGATGAACGAGCTAGACAGGAGAGACGATCCCACTTTCGACGAATCGCTACCCGGTTGCCATATGGTCGACTCTTGCTCCAACATTCAGTCTGGGGAACAGTTCGGCAGGCTCCTTAGGCATAACTTCAACAGGCACTTCAACACCAACCGTGCTCCGCTCGGACTTCACTTCCATGCTTCTTGGCTGAAGAGCAAGAAGGAGTACAGGGAGGAGTTAATCAAGTTCATCGAAGAGATGCTGGCTAGGAGCGACGTGTACTTCGTTACCATGGTCCAG GTGATCAAGTGGATGCAAACTCCGACAGAGTTGTCAGCCCTCCGGGACTTCCAGGACTGGAAAGAGACGTGCGACGAGAAGGGCCAGCCGTACTGTTCCCTTCCAAATGCGTGTCCCTTGACGACCAGGGAGCTGCCAGGTGAAACCCTTCGCCTGTTCACCTGCATGGAGTGCCCGAACTATTATCCGTGGCTGTTGGACCCGACCGGTGACGGGTTCACCGCGAACAAATGA
- the Verm gene encoding LDLa and CE4_CDA_like_1 domain-containing protein vermiform isoform X2, which yields MSPKFLFLLGSLFVFAGSLVRAQDDEGGDGLDANAEELCQDRPGDEYFRLNVEGDCRDVVRCTKSGLKQITCPSGLAFDLDKQTCDWKGKVTNCDKLEKPRKVLPILRTDEPVCPEGKLSCGNGECVEKELFCNGKPDCKDESDENACTVETDPNRAPDCDPTQCVLPDCYCSADGTRIPGNIEPSQVPQMITITFNGAVNVDNIDLYEDIFNGQRQNPNGCQIRGTFFVSHKYTNYSAVQDLHRKGHEISVFSLTHKDDPQYWTQGTYDDWLAEMAGARLIIERFANITDGSIIGMRAPYLRVGGNKQFEMMSDQYFVYDASITASLGRVPIWPYTLYFRMPHKCNGNGGNCPSRSHPIWEMVMNELDRRDDPTFDESLPGCHMVDSCSNIQSGEQFGRLLRHNFNRHFNTNRAPLGLHFHASWLKSKKEYREELIKFIEEMLARSDVYFVTMVQVIKWMQTPTELSALRDFQDWKETCDEKGQPYCSLPNACPLTTRELPGETLRLFTCMECPNYYPWLLDPTGDGFTANK from the exons ATGTCGCCGAAGTTCCTGTTCCTCCTCGGATCCCTGTTTGTGTTCGCCG GGTCGCTGGTCAGAGCCCAGGATGACGAGGGCGGCGATGGACTCGACGCGAATGCTGAAGAACTGTGTCAGGATCGTCCTGGAGACGAGTACTTCCGGTTGAACGTCGAAGGAGACTGTCGCGATGTCGTGAG GTGCACCAAGTCTGGACTGAAACAGATCACCTGCCCCAGCGGACTGGCCTTTGACCTGGACAAACAGACCTGCGACTGGAAGGGCAAAGTCACCAACTGTGACAAGCTCGAGA AGCCACGTAAGGTCTTGCCCATCCTGAGGACCGACGAACCGGTCTGCCCTGAGGGGAAATTGTCGTGCGGTAACGGCGAGTGCGTCGAGAAGGAGCTCTTCTGCAACGGTAAACCGGACTGCAAGGACGAATCCGACGAGAATGCCTGCA CCGTGGAGACCGACCCTAACCGCGCGCCGGATTGCGACCCAACCCAGTGCGTTCTTCCGGATTGCTATTGTTCCGCGGACGGTACTCGAATTCCTGGGAACATCGAGCCCTCGCAGGTGCCTCAGATGATCACGATCACGTTCAACGGCGCCGTGAACGTGGATAACATCGACCTATACGAGGACATCTTCAACGGCCAACGTCAGAACCCGAATGGCTGCCAGATCAGAGGCACcttcttcgtctctcacaagTATACCAACTACTCCGCTGTGCAAGATCTTCATCGTAAAGGCCACGAGATCTCTGTGTTCTCTTTAACGCACAAGGACGATCCTCAATACTGGACTCAAGGCACTTACGACGACTGGTTGGCCGAAATGGCGGGCGCCAGGCTGATCATCGAGCGTTTTGCTAACATAACCGATGGCTCCATCATCGGAATGAGGGCTCCTTACCTTCGCGTCGGAGGCAACAAACAATTCGAGATGATGTCAGATCAGTACTTCGTCTACGACGCTTCTATCACCGCTTCCCTGGGCCGTGTTCCCATCTGGCCTTACACTCTCTACTTCAGAATGCCGCACAAGTGCAACGGAAACGGCGGAAATTGTCCCTCGAGGTCGCATCCGATCTGGGAGATGGTGATGAACGAGCTAGACAGGAGAGACGATCCCACTTTCGACGAATCGCTACCCGGTTGCCATATGGTCGACTCTTGCTCCAACATTCAGTCTGGGGAACAGTTCGGCAGGCTCCTTAGGCATAACTTCAACAGGCACTTCAACACCAACCGTGCTCCGCTCGGACTTCACTTCCATGCTTCTTGGCTGAAGAGCAAGAAGGAGTACAGGGAGGAGTTAATCAAGTTCATCGAAGAGATGCTGGCTAGGAGCGACGTGTACTTCGTTACCATGGTCCAG GTGATCAAGTGGATGCAAACTCCGACAGAGTTGTCAGCCCTCCGGGACTTCCAGGACTGGAAAGAGACGTGCGACGAGAAGGGCCAGCCGTACTGTTCCCTTCCAAATGCGTGTCCCTTGACGACCAGGGAGCTGCCAGGTGAAACCCTTCGCCTGTTCACCTGCATGGAGTGCCCGAACTATTATCCGTGGCTGTTGGACCCGACCGGTGACGGGTTCACCGCGAACAAATGA